From a region of the Methanolinea sp. genome:
- a CDS encoding cation:proton antiporter, with protein MITGYLLNIVIIFTFAILIITLGNKVRIPGIVGFILTGILIGPYGLGLIEDTQIIDVLAEIGIVFLLFTIGMQFSFRTLYEMRRIVLIGGSIQVLATIAVTMAISQFFGVPTAQAVFYGFLVCHSSTTITLKLFQDRGEIETPHARMTLGISLFQDIMSVPMLIALPVLGGQTTDISGALATLAITLIILFATVLIISVYVIPRFMNRITSIRNQEVFLLSIILICFVITYLASYLGLSLALGAFLAGLTLSESDYFHQAFASIIPFRDIFTSFFFISIGMLLNISYLVLTPLLILTLVIGVTVVKSVIASGAAFAVRRSFRTSILSGLALSNIGEFAFVLLVPGMQQGLFSTAGEQIFLAVTLLTMSIAPLTIAGGPKTADFFCRLPFGNRLKASCEDEGVRPLPSLKDHLVIVGYGLNGRNLAKAAKIGGIPFVVIDLNPETVMREHKTGENIFFGDATNSVVLSHANIEHARILVIVINDPLSSRAITIQARRMNPGLFIIVRTRFLAEVKRLRELGADEVIPEEFETSVEIFTRVLKKYLIPDQTIDRYVHDVRKDTYEMLRNPSPSQATLGDLGMNLPDLALSTLLVEEGSLVSGKTLGELDVRKEYGVSVLAIRRGNEMIENPAGDIDLKAGDEVITIGAPEKIGLLSSIFLSGDDQ; from the coding sequence ATGATCACCGGGTACCTCCTCAACATCGTCATCATTTTCACCTTCGCGATCCTGATCATCACCCTCGGAAACAAGGTCAGGATACCAGGGATTGTCGGCTTCATCCTGACCGGGATCCTCATCGGCCCGTACGGCCTGGGATTGATCGAGGATACCCAGATAATCGATGTCCTGGCAGAGATCGGCATCGTCTTTCTCCTCTTCACCATCGGTATGCAGTTCTCCTTCCGGACCCTCTACGAAATGCGGAGGATAGTACTCATTGGCGGCAGTATCCAGGTTCTGGCCACCATCGCCGTCACGATGGCTATTTCCCAGTTCTTTGGTGTCCCGACCGCACAGGCCGTATTCTACGGGTTTCTCGTCTGCCACAGCAGTACCACCATCACCCTGAAGCTCTTCCAGGACCGGGGAGAGATCGAAACCCCCCATGCCCGCATGACGCTCGGGATATCCCTCTTCCAGGACATCATGAGCGTGCCGATGCTCATTGCACTCCCTGTCCTCGGCGGGCAGACAACCGACATCTCCGGTGCACTGGCTACCCTTGCAATCACCCTGATCATCCTCTTTGCAACCGTGCTTATCATCTCGGTGTATGTCATCCCCCGGTTCATGAACCGGATCACCAGCATCAGGAACCAGGAAGTGTTCCTCCTGAGCATCATCCTGATCTGTTTCGTGATCACCTACCTGGCCTCATACCTCGGCCTCTCCCTTGCGCTGGGGGCATTCCTTGCCGGCCTCACACTCTCCGAATCGGATTATTTCCACCAGGCCTTTGCAAGCATCATTCCTTTCCGCGATATTTTCACAAGTTTTTTCTTCATCTCAATCGGAATGCTCCTCAACATCTCCTACCTTGTGCTGACCCCGCTGCTCATCCTCACCCTTGTCATCGGGGTTACCGTGGTCAAATCAGTCATTGCGTCCGGTGCTGCGTTCGCTGTCAGGAGGTCGTTTCGCACCTCCATCCTTTCCGGCCTTGCACTGAGCAACATCGGTGAATTTGCCTTCGTTCTTCTGGTCCCCGGGATGCAGCAAGGGCTTTTTTCAACAGCAGGGGAGCAGATATTCCTCGCTGTCACCCTGCTGACGATGTCGATTGCCCCGCTCACGATAGCAGGTGGCCCGAAGACCGCGGATTTCTTCTGCCGCCTGCCATTCGGGAACCGGCTGAAAGCAAGTTGCGAGGATGAAGGCGTCCGCCCCCTCCCCTCTCTCAAAGATCACCTGGTCATTGTGGGTTACGGGCTCAACGGAAGGAACCTCGCGAAAGCAGCGAAAATCGGTGGTATTCCCTTCGTTGTCATCGACCTTAATCCCGAGACGGTGATGCGGGAACATAAGACCGGGGAGAACATCTTCTTTGGGGACGCAACGAACTCTGTAGTCCTCTCCCATGCGAATATTGAGCATGCCCGGATTCTTGTCATCGTCATCAATGATCCCCTCTCCTCGCGGGCCATCACCATCCAGGCCAGGAGAATGAACCCCGGCCTGTTCATCATTGTCCGCACCCGGTTCCTGGCCGAGGTCAAACGCCTGCGGGAGCTCGGGGCGGACGAGGTGATCCCCGAGGAATTCGAGACGTCGGTAGAGATCTTTACCCGGGTGCTGAAGAAATACCTCATCCCTGACCAGACCATAGACAGGTATGTCCATGACGTGCGGAAAGATACCTACGAGATGCTCCGAAACCCATCGCCCTCCCAGGCAACGCTTGGTGACCTCGGCATGAACCTCCCTGACCTGGCGCTCAGCACACTGCTCGTCGAGGAAGGATCGTTGGTCTCCGGAAAGACTCTCGGTGAACTTGACGTCCGAAAGGAGTATGGGGTCTCGGTTCTCGCCATCCGGAGAGGGAACGAAATGATCGAGAACCCGGCCGGAGACATCGATCTCAAGGCAGGTGACGAAGTAATCACCATCGGCGCCCCGGAAAAGATCGGACTTCTCTCGTCAATCTTTCTGTCCGGGGATGACCAGTAG
- the glgP gene encoding alpha-glucan family phosphorylase, with translation MLIHRQGGEPIPERVSGLADLAYNLWWSWHPEARILFKQINNHAWRESIHNPVKMLRDIPDSFLNKVASNPEYLRRYDISMDRFNRYMTARNGWFSEKYPSSRSLTIAYFSAEYGLHHSLPLYAGGLGFLAGDHLKECSDLGIPMVAVGFMYSQGYLHQRILPDGWQDNFWENLDRDAAPVSRVMTPSGKQLVIEVPHIAPSIYVAVWRVDVGKVPLYLLDTDIPENNHSNRAIASRLYTGDKEQRLVQEIVLGIGGRKVLSEMGIGFSAVHLNEGHSTFALLERIREYVEEEGLSFSEALSRVRGTSVFTTHTPLAAGNDIFPHSLIDKYFSEFYPVLDIDRETFLELGRNPGDPAGGFNMAACALKLTAFHNAVSRRHGSVSRQMWHHLWPDLPLEKVPIDTITNGVHIPTWLNPRMERLLSTAISPVSPHWQYEHDDPSIWELVDEIPDQKLWSLHLWLKAKLFSRIRERKRRRWASLLKEPINLVADGLMLNTSVLTIGFARRFSAYKRADLIFHDIDRLKRIVTNRWLPVQIVFAGKAHPNDTEGKEILQRIYRHALAPEFEGRIAFVEDYGEQTAQYMVHGVDVWLNNPLPPMEACGTSGMKAALNGVLNCSIRDGWWLEGYNGKNGWAFGGEGGSPVRDAQDAAELYYILEKEIIPLYYSTSLDGIPHGWVRMMKESIKSIAPRFSSRRMVKEYVDRYYPSLLTCAETGFSTCPV, from the coding sequence GTGCTGATACACCGGCAAGGGGGAGAGCCGATACCCGAGCGGGTATCCGGGCTCGCAGACCTTGCCTATAACCTCTGGTGGAGCTGGCATCCCGAGGCCCGCATCCTCTTCAAACAGATAAACAACCATGCATGGAGGGAGAGCATCCACAACCCGGTGAAGATGCTCCGCGACATCCCGGACTCCTTCCTGAACAAGGTCGCTTCAAACCCGGAATACCTGCGCCGCTACGACATCTCCATGGACCGTTTTAACCGTTACATGACGGCCCGCAATGGCTGGTTCTCCGAGAAATACCCGTCCTCCCGGTCACTCACCATCGCCTACTTCTCCGCGGAGTACGGACTGCACCACTCCCTCCCCCTCTATGCAGGGGGTCTTGGTTTTCTTGCAGGAGACCATCTCAAGGAGTGCAGTGACCTCGGAATTCCCATGGTAGCCGTGGGATTTATGTACTCCCAGGGCTACCTTCACCAGCGCATCCTCCCTGACGGGTGGCAGGACAATTTCTGGGAGAACCTCGATCGCGATGCTGCCCCGGTGTCACGGGTGATGACACCTTCCGGCAAGCAGCTGGTAATCGAGGTCCCCCATATCGCACCCTCGATATACGTTGCGGTCTGGCGGGTCGATGTCGGCAAGGTCCCCCTCTACCTGCTGGATACCGATATCCCGGAAAACAACCACTCCAACCGGGCCATCGCCTCGCGCCTCTATACCGGTGACAAGGAACAGCGCCTGGTCCAGGAGATCGTCCTTGGTATCGGCGGGCGAAAGGTCCTCAGCGAGATGGGAATCGGTTTTTCGGCCGTGCACCTCAACGAAGGGCACTCCACATTTGCCCTGCTCGAACGGATCAGGGAGTATGTCGAAGAAGAAGGCCTTTCTTTTTCTGAGGCGCTGTCCAGGGTCCGGGGGACCTCGGTCTTCACGACCCATACCCCGCTCGCCGCGGGCAACGATATCTTCCCGCATTCCCTCATTGACAAGTACTTTTCGGAGTTCTATCCCGTGCTGGATATCGACCGGGAGACGTTTCTCGAACTTGGCAGGAACCCTGGCGATCCGGCTGGAGGGTTCAATATGGCTGCCTGTGCCCTCAAGCTCACCGCGTTCCACAATGCAGTATCCCGGAGGCACGGCAGCGTATCCCGGCAGATGTGGCATCACCTGTGGCCGGACCTCCCCCTTGAGAAGGTCCCGATAGACACCATCACCAACGGTGTGCACATCCCGACCTGGCTGAACCCCAGGATGGAGAGGCTCCTTTCTACCGCGATCAGCCCCGTATCTCCACACTGGCAGTATGAACATGACGACCCGTCAATCTGGGAACTGGTCGACGAGATCCCTGACCAGAAACTCTGGTCGCTCCACCTCTGGCTCAAAGCCAAGCTCTTCAGCCGGATCAGGGAACGGAAACGGCGGCGCTGGGCTTCCCTCCTCAAGGAGCCCATCAACCTGGTTGCCGATGGCCTGATGCTGAACACATCGGTCCTCACCATCGGTTTTGCCCGCAGGTTTTCCGCGTACAAGAGGGCAGACCTGATCTTCCATGATATCGATCGCCTGAAACGGATCGTGACCAACCGGTGGCTGCCGGTCCAGATCGTCTTTGCCGGGAAAGCCCATCCGAATGATACAGAAGGAAAAGAGATCCTGCAGCGGATATACCGGCATGCGCTTGCCCCGGAGTTCGAAGGGAGGATCGCCTTCGTGGAAGATTACGGCGAACAGACCGCCCAGTACATGGTTCACGGTGTTGATGTCTGGCTCAACAATCCCCTGCCTCCAATGGAGGCCTGTGGGACAAGCGGTATGAAAGCCGCCCTTAACGGGGTGCTGAACTGCAGCATCCGTGACGGCTGGTGGCTCGAGGGCTACAACGGGAAGAATGGCTGGGCTTTTGGAGGGGAGGGAGGATCTCCTGTACGGGACGCACAGGATGCCGCAGAACTGTATTATATACTTGAGAAAGAGATCATCCCGCTCTACTACTCCACCTCCCTTGACGGGATCCCCCATGGATGGGTGCGGATGATGAAGGAATCGATCAAGAGCATCGCACCCCGGTTTTCATCCCGGCGCATGGTCAAGGAATATGTCGATCGGTACTACCCTTCCTTGCTCACGTGTGCCGAGACCGGGTTCAGCACGTGCCCTGTCTGA
- the malQ gene encoding 4-alpha-glucanotransferase: protein MASAFREGPAIHSPEPCCRYSQRASGLLLHITSLRSRFGTGDLGPAANRFVTSLSQAGQTFWQVLPLHPTDSGHRHSPYHATSLFALNPLLISPELLVKDGITGGDHPGSFPPAGVEGAGLFREAPLKVELLRAAARENRCGRDDSGFGRFRAENQEWLDDYALFSAIARNNGVDWSAWPRGIRDREPAVLERVQRELEEAVREEEYIQYLAFTQWDSLHEHASIHGIRIIGDLPLYPAYESADVWSHRDLFWLDSEGRPTAVAGVPPDYFSSTGQWWGNPIYRWEEIEKQGFSWWKDRVEHMLRLFDCLRVDHFRGLQAFWKIPAGAATASEGSWVRAPGQALLSHLAARLPSLPLIAEDLGTITPDVRELMAMFGIPGMRVLQFGFDGDPDNPHALGAIGEDSVLYTGTHDNNTMRGWFEEEVRPDQLERIAAALGKVPSSAEIAREMITLALESPAWLVVIPVQDLLCLGSKARMNVPGTTEGNWQWRLRPGEPRADYWAWLREKTIRSGR from the coding sequence TTGGCGTCTGCGTTCCGGGAGGGGCCGGCCATCCACAGCCCTGAGCCCTGCTGCAGGTATTCGCAGAGAGCATCGGGGCTCCTCCTGCACATCACATCGCTTCGCTCCCGCTTCGGCACAGGGGACCTTGGTCCAGCGGCAAACCGGTTTGTCACTTCACTTTCCCAGGCAGGCCAGACCTTCTGGCAGGTGCTGCCACTCCACCCCACCGACAGTGGGCACCGGCATTCGCCCTACCACGCAACATCCCTCTTTGCATTAAACCCTCTCCTGATTAGCCCGGAGCTCCTGGTAAAGGACGGGATCACCGGTGGAGATCATCCCGGCAGCTTCCCGCCCGCTGGTGTGGAAGGGGCGGGCCTCTTCCGGGAAGCTCCCCTGAAGGTGGAGTTACTCCGGGCTGCAGCACGGGAGAACCGTTGCGGCCGGGACGATTCCGGGTTCGGACGCTTCAGGGCAGAAAACCAGGAATGGCTCGATGACTACGCCCTCTTTTCAGCAATTGCGCGCAACAACGGTGTGGATTGGTCGGCATGGCCCCGGGGCATCCGGGACCGTGAACCGGCCGTGCTGGAGAGGGTCCAAAGAGAACTGGAGGAGGCTGTCCGGGAAGAGGAGTACATCCAGTACCTCGCCTTCACCCAGTGGGACAGCCTCCACGAACATGCCAGCATCCACGGCATCCGGATTATCGGGGACCTCCCCCTCTACCCGGCATACGAGAGCGCTGATGTCTGGTCTCACCGTGACCTCTTCTGGCTTGATAGCGAGGGGCGGCCCACTGCTGTTGCCGGAGTCCCGCCTGACTATTTCAGCAGTACCGGGCAGTGGTGGGGCAACCCGATCTACCGGTGGGAGGAGATCGAAAAACAGGGATTTTCGTGGTGGAAGGACCGCGTGGAGCACATGCTCCGGCTCTTTGACTGCCTCAGGGTCGATCATTTCCGGGGACTCCAGGCCTTCTGGAAAATTCCCGCCGGCGCAGCGACAGCCAGTGAAGGGTCCTGGGTCCGGGCACCCGGGCAGGCCCTCCTCTCCCACCTGGCTGCCCGGTTACCTTCCCTCCCGTTGATAGCCGAAGACCTTGGAACGATCACACCGGATGTCAGGGAACTTATGGCTATGTTCGGAATCCCGGGGATGCGGGTACTGCAGTTTGGGTTTGATGGAGATCCCGACAACCCGCATGCCCTCGGGGCCATCGGTGAAGATTCCGTGCTCTACACCGGGACCCATGACAACAACACGATGAGGGGGTGGTTCGAGGAAGAGGTGAGACCTGATCAACTGGAGCGAATCGCTGCGGCGCTGGGGAAAGTTCCCTCTTCCGCGGAGATTGCCCGGGAGATGATAACACTGGCCCTGGAATCCCCGGCATGGCTGGTGGTAATCCCGGTCCAGGATCTCCTCTGTCTTGGCAGCAAAGCACGGATGAACGTTCCTGGGACGACTGAAGGGAACTGGCAGTGGAGGCTGCGCCCCGGGGAACCCCGGGCAGATTACTGGGCATGGCTGCGGGAGAAAACCATACGTTCCGGGCGGTGA
- a CDS encoding DUF3536 domain-containing protein → MGKKICIHGHFYQPPRENPWTGVIGRERSAAPWHDWNERITDECYLPNTAARILDGEGLIRVVSNNYSRISYDFGPTLLRWLEHARPAVYEDILRADARSRGRFSGHGSALAHPFHHVILPLLSCADKETEIRWGIRDFEDRFGRFPEGMWLPEMAVDIETLSVIADHGILFTVLSPHQGRRVGGQSPGDTGIDPATPYLCHLPDQAKITVFFHNATLSSQVAFGDLLENGDRFYESLLSASPGGGLVHIATDGETYGHHRPYGDMALAWCLDRIESASPSTLTVYGEYLAGHPPDQEVEIVERTSWSCPHGIDRWWRGCPCASGRDAGWDHGWRGPLFDAINELSLRLAEIFSREAGVFFRDPGEARNECIDLLRNPSAESVRRFFNSHLKESLSPEEQDKALALLEMARQNLSMKTSCAWFFDDIADREAIQVLCSAARAIQIAREQTGVDLEGAFRERLSAIAGNRPQFPDGGAVYRDCVLPRVLFPEGQAACIALMEATGKTAHVIHADGYSGEYLSCGELLPTHDLSLLGRPIRYCFMSSGTDSALLGLDPAGTPPGDHSGELLGVLLKKGYSAAAERLMTLFSRGISIEEFPPAGRRLVARSHLSRAGKAFEKAAGVLLEKHLSLEDPEPDPRFYPPWIVRLERYVLACRLEETLSLPGASMDDLRCLAEAFSDQGITATQGMQPSTNSLITRLMEDWVCHPGDRQRMEQVAEALALIRTIGAPYPAWHLQDLFISVRDGPALKWETGARAGAEEAVAWWGSFQALGRALGVCVPGGAGHPQP, encoded by the coding sequence ATGGGAAAAAAGATCTGTATCCATGGACACTTCTACCAGCCACCCCGCGAAAATCCCTGGACAGGGGTTATAGGGCGGGAGCGTTCCGCAGCACCCTGGCATGACTGGAACGAACGAATCACCGATGAATGCTACCTTCCCAATACCGCAGCCCGGATCCTCGACGGAGAAGGCCTCATCCGGGTGGTATCCAACAACTACTCCCGGATAAGTTACGATTTTGGCCCGACCCTGCTCCGCTGGCTCGAACATGCACGACCGGCGGTATACGAAGATATCCTCCGCGCCGATGCCCGGTCACGGGGCCGGTTTTCTGGCCATGGCAGTGCCCTTGCCCATCCCTTTCACCATGTCATCCTGCCCCTGCTCTCCTGTGCTGACAAGGAGACCGAGATCCGGTGGGGGATCCGGGACTTCGAAGACCGGTTCGGGAGGTTCCCGGAAGGCATGTGGCTCCCCGAGATGGCGGTAGACATAGAGACGCTCTCAGTAATCGCAGACCATGGCATCCTGTTCACAGTCCTCTCCCCCCACCAGGGGCGTAGGGTCGGGGGGCAGTCTCCAGGCGATACCGGCATCGACCCTGCCACTCCTTACCTCTGCCACCTGCCGGATCAGGCCAAGATAACGGTATTCTTCCACAATGCTACCCTGAGCTCCCAGGTGGCATTCGGTGACCTGCTCGAGAACGGTGACAGGTTCTACGAGTCACTCCTCTCCGCGTCCCCGGGAGGAGGGCTTGTCCATATCGCAACCGATGGAGAGACCTACGGCCATCACCGCCCCTACGGCGATATGGCTCTCGCGTGGTGTCTTGATCGTATCGAGTCCGCTTCCCCCAGCACCCTGACCGTCTATGGCGAGTACCTGGCGGGACACCCCCCCGACCAGGAGGTCGAAATTGTCGAGCGCACGTCATGGAGCTGCCCCCATGGGATTGACCGGTGGTGGAGGGGGTGCCCCTGCGCGTCAGGGAGGGATGCCGGGTGGGACCATGGATGGAGGGGGCCGCTTTTCGATGCCATCAACGAACTCTCTCTCCGCCTCGCAGAAATTTTCTCCCGGGAGGCAGGGGTATTCTTCCGTGACCCCGGGGAGGCGAGAAACGAGTGCATCGATCTGTTAAGAAACCCTTCGGCCGAGTCCGTCCGCAGATTTTTCAACAGCCACCTAAAGGAGTCTCTTTCGCCTGAAGAACAGGATAAAGCGCTCGCGCTGCTTGAAATGGCCAGGCAGAACCTGTCCATGAAGACCAGCTGTGCCTGGTTCTTTGACGACATCGCTGATCGTGAAGCGATCCAGGTCCTATGCTCTGCTGCACGTGCTATCCAGATCGCCCGTGAACAGACCGGAGTCGATCTTGAAGGTGCTTTCAGGGAGCGTCTCTCCGCGATAGCCGGGAACCGCCCGCAATTTCCGGATGGGGGGGCAGTCTACCGCGATTGTGTCCTTCCCCGGGTACTCTTCCCTGAAGGCCAGGCGGCCTGTATTGCGCTGATGGAAGCTACGGGGAAGACTGCACACGTGATCCATGCAGACGGTTATTCCGGAGAATATCTCTCCTGCGGGGAGCTCTTACCCACGCACGACCTCTCGCTCCTGGGAAGGCCGATCAGGTACTGTTTCATGAGCTCGGGCACTGACAGTGCCCTGCTCGGCCTTGATCCTGCAGGAACCCCTCCCGGAGACCACTCCGGGGAACTCCTCGGGGTCCTCCTGAAGAAAGGATATTCTGCTGCGGCAGAACGGCTGATGACTCTTTTCTCCCGGGGTATCTCCATCGAAGAATTCCCCCCTGCCGGCCGGCGGCTCGTTGCCCGCTCCCACCTCTCCAGGGCCGGCAAGGCCTTTGAGAAAGCAGCGGGAGTTCTCCTTGAGAAGCACCTTTCCCTGGAAGACCCGGAACCAGACCCGCGGTTTTACCCTCCCTGGATAGTGCGCCTGGAACGGTACGTGCTTGCCTGCCGGCTGGAAGAGACTCTCTCACTGCCAGGAGCGAGCATGGATGACCTGCGATGCCTTGCTGAAGCATTCTCAGACCAGGGGATCACCGCTACTCAGGGGATGCAACCATCCACGAACTCCCTCATCACCCGGCTCATGGAAGACTGGGTTTGCCACCCCGGAGACCGGCAACGGATGGAGCAGGTGGCCGAAGCCCTTGCACTGATCCGGACCATTGGCGCACCGTATCCTGCATGGCATCTCCAGGACCTCTTTATTTCAGTCCGCGATGGTCCTGCTCTTAAATGGGAGACCGGCGCCCGTGCAGGGGCAGAGGAAGCAGTTGCATGGTGGGGATCATTCCAGGCACTCGGCAGGGCACTTGGCGTCTGCGTTCCGGGAGGGGCCGGCCATCCACAGCCCTGA
- the glgB gene encoding 1,4-alpha-glucan branching protein GlgB encodes MSREMAIPVQGEDSPFLSDFDIYLFRQGKHYRLYRKMGSHPLTVEKERGTRFSVWSPNARQVSVIGDFNGWDPSCDHLQARWDESGIWEGFVGGAYEGMRYKYHIVSHYNGHAADRGDPFAFSWEVPPATASIIAQPRFEWQDEAWMAQRKAAGDLAAPISIYEMHLGSWRLVPTDGGRMPTYRELAPMLAGYLSEMGFSHVEFLPVMEHPFYGSWGYQTTGYFAPTSRYGSPGDFMYLIDYLHRHGIGVILDWVPSHFPADQHGLGFFDGTHLYEHASAERGFHPEWKSLIFNYGRYEVQSFLISSALFWLDMYHVDGLRVDGVASMLYLDYARKDGEWTPNRYGGKENLEALSFLQNLNEAVYGHYPDVQTIAEESTAWPMVTRPVYSGGIGFGLKWNMGWMHDTLQFFSRDAVHRSYHIPELTFSLCYAYSENFVLCLSHDEVVHGKGSLYARMPGDDWQKMANLRLLFGYMFAHPGKKLVFMGGELGQQSEWDHESALPWHLLDIPAHRGIRYWIRDLNRVYREEAALHVSDFFPGGFEWIDYGDSHNVALSFIRRDPGSGTTLLAICNFTPVPRNDYRIGLPTEGVWTEILNSDSEYYCGSGMGNFGSVSTVPVPFHGRPFSAEFTLPPLAFLLLKHRGDE; translated from the coding sequence ATGAGCAGGGAGATGGCGATACCCGTGCAGGGTGAGGACTCCCCTTTCCTTTCAGACTTTGACATTTATCTCTTCAGGCAGGGGAAGCATTATCGTCTCTACCGGAAGATGGGCAGCCACCCGCTCACGGTTGAAAAGGAGCGCGGGACAAGGTTCTCCGTATGGAGCCCGAACGCCCGCCAGGTCAGCGTTATCGGTGATTTCAATGGGTGGGATCCCTCGTGCGACCACCTGCAGGCACGGTGGGACGAATCCGGCATCTGGGAAGGATTTGTCGGCGGGGCATACGAGGGGATGCGGTACAAGTACCACATCGTATCCCACTACAACGGGCATGCGGCAGACCGGGGCGACCCGTTTGCCTTTTCCTGGGAAGTGCCGCCGGCGACCGCGTCCATCATCGCCCAGCCGCGCTTCGAGTGGCAAGACGAGGCCTGGATGGCACAGCGAAAAGCCGCGGGAGACCTCGCCGCCCCCATCTCGATTTACGAAATGCACCTCGGGTCGTGGCGGCTGGTCCCAACCGACGGCGGGAGAATGCCCACTTACCGTGAACTGGCCCCCATGCTGGCCGGGTATCTCTCCGAGATGGGGTTCTCCCACGTGGAGTTCCTCCCGGTCATGGAGCACCCGTTCTACGGATCATGGGGCTACCAGACCACCGGATACTTTGCCCCAACCAGCAGGTATGGCAGTCCCGGTGATTTCATGTACCTCATCGATTACCTCCACCGCCACGGGATTGGAGTCATTCTCGACTGGGTCCCCTCCCACTTCCCTGCCGACCAGCACGGCCTCGGGTTTTTCGATGGGACACACCTCTATGAGCATGCCTCGGCCGAGCGGGGTTTCCATCCTGAATGGAAGAGCCTCATCTTCAATTACGGGCGGTATGAGGTACAATCGTTCCTGATCAGCAGTGCCCTCTTCTGGCTGGACATGTACCATGTCGACGGCCTGCGGGTGGACGGGGTTGCCTCCATGCTCTACCTCGATTATGCCCGGAAAGACGGGGAGTGGACTCCCAACAGGTATGGGGGAAAAGAGAACCTCGAAGCTCTCTCGTTTCTCCAGAACCTCAATGAAGCGGTGTACGGCCACTACCCGGACGTTCAAACCATCGCTGAGGAATCGACCGCCTGGCCGATGGTCACAAGACCCGTCTACTCAGGGGGAATCGGGTTTGGGCTGAAATGGAACATGGGGTGGATGCACGATACCCTCCAGTTCTTCTCCCGCGATGCCGTGCACAGGTCGTACCATATCCCTGAGCTAACCTTTTCACTCTGCTATGCCTATTCCGAGAACTTCGTGCTCTGCCTCTCCCATGACGAGGTGGTCCATGGAAAAGGCTCGCTCTATGCCAGGATGCCGGGGGACGACTGGCAGAAGATGGCCAACCTGAGACTGCTCTTCGGCTACATGTTTGCCCATCCCGGGAAGAAACTGGTCTTCATGGGAGGCGAACTCGGGCAGCAGTCGGAATGGGACCATGAGTCTGCCCTCCCGTGGCACCTCCTCGATATACCGGCCCACCGGGGGATCCGTTACTGGATCAGGGACTTAAACAGGGTGTATCGGGAAGAAGCCGCGCTCCACGTATCCGATTTTTTCCCGGGGGGTTTCGAATGGATCGATTACGGGGACTCTCACAACGTTGCACTAAGCTTTATCAGGCGCGATCCGGGGTCCGGTACCACATTGCTTGCGATCTGCAACTTCACACCGGTCCCCAGGAACGACTATCGGATTGGCCTGCCAACAGAGGGGGTGTGGACAGAGATCCTCAACAGCGACTCAGAATATTACTGCGGATCGGGGATGGGCAACTTTGGATCGGTCTCAACGGTCCCGGTCCCGTTCCACGGCCGGCCCTTCTCTGCGGAATTTACCCTCCCTCCGCTCGCCTTCCTTCTCCTGAAACACAGGGGGGACGAATGA